Genomic segment of Notolabrus celidotus isolate fNotCel1 chromosome 1, fNotCel1.pri, whole genome shotgun sequence:
CTCTGGAAGCGTATATCCTCCGGCCTCCAGGGGAAGGCAGTGAGATTAATAATGCGTTTGTCCCTCCGTGATATGTCATGACGGTTGTGACAGCAAACATGCCgctgtttggatctgcaacGTCTTTGAGACTTCCACAATAGATTAAACAGCAGTAACGAGTTACTTCAGTCATACCTGATGACAGAACTGCAAGGCAAAAACAAATGCTGCTGGTATCTAGGAGACAGACCCCTCGCGATGATATTCGCGCAAGAAACAGACGCAAATTTTTCACTCGCATTTGGTGTGAATGCACCATCAGACAGCAAAGAGCTTCTGTGTCGTTGGTCTGAGCTGCTGGCGGTCAGTGCAACTTTTTGCCCCTATCTGCCTTGCTGTCATTTCCTCCTTCGATGGACAGTGTCCTTCAGGGATATGACCTCTCGATCCAGCATCAGGCAAGGCTTGAGCACGGCAATGCTGACTCCCTCTCCTGGCGCCCTGTCCTGCATTTGAGTGTTGTTCCTGCTGGAGACGGGTGGAGTGGTTCAGCTGGTTCAGACCATCACCAACGAAGAGGAATGCTCCTCTCCAACTCCTGAACAAAGAGATAGGAACAGGGTGCTGATCTATCACTGGTGTTGGTAAGAGGCTGTCTAAAGGCTGGACAGTGTAATGGTCAAAAGTGTCACTACAAGGACCCAAGGTCAGGTCCTACCATTGTCAGTGACACACCTTGGAGCTCCACGATGGCTTGCTGTACCAGAGATGGCAGGCTCCATGCCGAGGATGAAACCTCTTCCCCATGCTCTGCACCCAAGTACTCTAGATGGTCTATGGCTCGGTGGGGGCTGGACACTACGGCAACCCCAAGACCCTCCACAGCCTTAGAGGGCAGTTCTACTGGCCAGGCTGTTGATGTGGAGCTGTATGTGCACTGTTGTGTTGCCTCACTGCAGCAGTGCTTGGTGGGGCCCCAATGGAGCAGGTTGAGGGGTCATTTTGGGGGCATTCCCAGTCACAAAGCCAAAACTGAAAGATATCCTGATTATAtgaaaggaggagagatggtgaaccaatgccaaatgtgttttctgactctctgactctaTTCGTttagaacaaacacaaaccagtCTCATCTGTTAATATGCTGAAAGCTTATTAAGCTAGTTTGTAACCACAAAAACTCTCTAACCTTTGTTAtatactttcttttttcagagtGTGTCTTAAAggacagagcagcagaaaacatCCCAGGTGAGTCCTGATTGATGAATTCAGTTTCTACCTCTTCCAGGTGTGTGCTGACTCTCGCCCCACAAGAATGACGCCATTAACAAACCTTGAAGATTTACAATACTGCATATTACCTTCCATTTATCACGCTTTTTTTAAGACTCATTACACATAACAAACTTTCAATTCACAGTCACTTGAATTGCATGATTAATTGACCTTAAAATTGCATGGAAAATGTACAAatctcagaatcctgagatttaaagctggagtaggacatgttattttgatacatttttatcaatcactAGCAAAAAGCTATGTATAaatcgatagggagtaatacacaaagtgatccaacactgagatgagaaatctcagttgtctgtgtcagcagctagactgcaataagttcgtccaatcattcattcgccaccgagcgcaaggattggctgaccggccggatgacctgtgacatgccgaaagacacacctactgtttacaggagtgcgcgtgacctgactgagattgtcatcaacaggctgttcactaacacAGAAcacctgataaacatgtcagagagagagaaactgacgaTTTTAAACCAACTTCTGCCCTCAACTTCTGCCGCtacacagagcaagaagaggaagactgtgatggaaaaggagacgacttaaaaacgctgaatgaagatacaaacaagaGAATATTCGGGATGCATTTCTGAGACAGCTGAAGGATTagaagggtctctaaagcgacgccatggttactgattttctactggacaggtaatcatgtcatttcatttgtctttgtgttcatggtttagttcatctatgagacagctagcgataacttcggctaatgctagcggcctGCTAACGGCTTGTAGCTATGTTTACAGAGACCTGTatcagtctgttagctgctagctcttctgttgctctgcaTCAGCATGAATGGGATGTTGTATAAAGTCTACATgctgtcttgtctgtgttttcatagcaacgagaaggaaacatcaacgtccacaccgttaaaacacgggacgcagaggctCGCGTGAGCTGGGGGGATGCCcaagaagagaaacaggaggccggatgatccacgccaacatgtttaccttcaacagccattatttttatttctgtaataaatacattttctaataaaagtaaatgtaaaacaactctttgatattgcaattatttgtttataatgttgtatgttacttgatatggacTTAACTATTTTgcaatttgaagagagaaggccagtgtaaatttaaagatttatttaacaaatgtatacacagcacactcaagtatttttttacatgaagataaatataaaatatatacaaaggaactaaagggtcaccataaaagtattgtatgtaatcatgtcatagtttcattcactcctaactgaaacctttatactgtccatgtggaagggtcacggattttccagatacagcaacaaggtattactactctatgacctgcaccaagtgctccatgctgccaggcaacaacctgtctgtgcagcatggcggaactttctgttgctgtccccaggatctggagcttGTCCCCagtcgttgctctccctctcactcgtatggctctgccttgcactcgaccccggtctcgtcctctcctcgacctgaggtgcttggctcaggatcgtaatcagcagtcatcatgagagctctaacaagcacaaaaaacagtcaatatgttgaagttccaacacgaaaatgaagactgtcaacaatggtgaacgctaataaatatataggcactgtagccgtctagtaactaaacatcatgacatgcaatgctaaatcaaaataaacatgtctagCCAGGAGTTATTAGCCTGGCAGCAACAACTTACTCTAGCtgtattcagatgataaaaacacacaagtaaagctaacatgcaagctatgctgtgcattctaactagttacattattttcaatgtggtaatataagcggtttacttacatgggaaATAGACATATTTTCCttccatgaaaataaagtaaatcgctctctgctccacagctagctatcgtgacgtcatcctccagctgtagcctgccacagcgcgttcatgtgtttggaggcgtgtccctcccctctccctacaggctgccctgaaggagggggagggctctgttcggctgtgtgctttcaaaatcaagctaactgctgcggctttctcaggatctactactccagctttaagacagaatttaaaaaaattgtctGATCAGAAAACAGGATCcttggcttcctgtctgtctcctttttATATGTAAAGACAAATACATGAGCAGATATGTGCTTACAAATGAATCACATCTTTACATTTCTAATGACCTAAATAATCTTTTATTTACACTTTGTTTACAGGTGTATCCATGAGACCATCTGTCATGGCACAGTACAGAAAGGGTCACTTTCTGCTGCAGTGTGAGGTTCATGGAGCTTCTCCTAAACCTAAAGTAGAGTGGAGGGACAGTTCTGGAAACATCCTTCAGTCTAAAGAAGCACCGGTCAGGGAAAGAGGAGGCAGCTACGACATCATCCTCCAAACTACTGAGACCAAGACCGACCACTACAGCTGTGTAGTTACACAGGAGGAGATTTGTCATCAGGTCGATGGCAGCGTCTTTGTGCACTTCCAGGGTGAGAttcttgtaaaagtgtttactgtgttcagactaaacTGAGAGCTTTTCACTCAAACATTGACCCAAGACAGGAGATAAAAGAGAGCATGAGAGTGGTCTGATAATAgataacacacacaatcacacacacacaatcacacacacacaatcacacacacacacacaaacacacacacacacacacacacacacacacacacacaatcacaaacaatctctctcacacacacacacacacacacacacacacacactcctagcTATTTAAAGCGTACTGTTGGGGTTTACTATGAAGCAGGAGTTTATGTTTTAAAGGTCCATGTTCCCCTCATTTCTAGCTCTGCCTTTTGGTTCCTTTATGTTTGTAGAGTCTCAAACGTCCCTCTCAGTGTAAACAGCATGAACACATGTTATCATCACACTAATTTATTCCTTCTCACATGAATCCTAAAGCATCTAAAACCAGCTGCTGCTCCCCTACACAGAGTTAGAGCTGACAGTAAGATTTCACTTTCCTCTAATTTAGAGACATTTGattaaaacaagagaaaaaagaaaagtagaaaaGATTAAACGGATCGATCGCTTAAACCACAGCCACCACCTAGCTGCCTGAATAACATGCTGTTCAATGAAGCTGCATCAAAGAAAAAGCTCTGTGTCAATGAAAGTAAAGGGATCACGACGTGTTTGAGTCCAGATATCACATAACTTTAACAACcagtgttttatatttcatacaAGCTCCATGAAACTTGAGTTATAACGAAATTTGATATGATTTGAtttcaacaaaatatattttaacacaTCAAATGTAGCGTAAAGATTAAAGTGTGGTCCAAACGTCTTCACTGTTTCTCTGATTCTTCATGATGTGAGTTGGAGAAAGtatttaaaactgtaaatgGTTATAGATTGTCATTAGAAATTATACAGATCAAAATTGGACTTAAAAGAGAGAGGTAAATATACTTTATAAAGCTGCTGCAGACTTAAaggtgttgttttgtgttcactagggatgggtacctttcacatttgaaccgatacggtaccgataccaggtacctgggaatcggtaccggtactcaacggttccaattttcggtacttgtgtgtgtttatgtggtaataaatgttaatttgttgaataataaaatttcaatttttttttatttaacatatttatttcatttaacatgaaatgaacagaaacaggattatataggtgattagatacaTTAGCTGACaagtgctcgtggcgtctaattgctcttctggtagtttatcaatgaacacacgtgacaTGAAAacgtcagttctccgtctctttataataacaggacacacaacttacttgttgggtattcacgcacacaggaacggttataacaagggcaggtagtcggagagAGAGAGTCCTTCTCAACTTAATCCACCTGCAGCTCTGTCTCACAGTGAGTGCAGTgagtcagctgcaggctccgttgggcgcgctcccgcgcagatgcagagagcagagacgtccacccgatcagtctcaaactttattacaggctgaaagtatggaaaatcgcctactcttccactccctcacagtcacaaggatgccgaaacatggtaccgtttgattctACGTGAATCGGTACTTGGTAGTACCGATGGAATTCGGTCgatacctataaaagtaccgaattcggtacccatccctagtgttCACAGGAGCAAAGCCGTCTTGTCGTGGTGAGTTTCActcttttgttttaatattcaaatagtttaatttgtgtgtgttattttctttttaacatttaatgtggGTACGGACTGAAAGCAAACTGGGATGAAGATAGCTGCTCGATATAACAACATTTAGTTTCTGGATCAGAAAAAAGTGTGTAATTCAGCGtttgtccactagagggtgCTGTCAGGTTAAATTCCTCTCTGTTTAAGGTGatctttattcatgttattgtaaggactgcttcttcttcttcttcttcttcttcttcttcttcttcttcttctgtggttttaatgattaaacagtGGTAGAAAGTCTTGTCTCAGAAAAAGGACGAAGATCCaacatcatcctcctctccacGGAGAGCTAAACTCAATCCGAGCTGTGTGCTGCAGCCGAGCAGGAGCAAAGTGAGCATCAGATCAGAGCTAACATCACAGTTCCTAGTCACATTCATCCAGAGCTGCtttcatctgcacacacactgagagttCAGGAGGACGCTCACCTGCAGCTGTTCTCTTTGAGTCACCTGACACCTCcaatctgctctctgtcacatgaacacacactctgactgatacacacactttctcttttctgtttcagggtCCTGCACTGGATGGATGGTTTCTACTTGGattttacttcttcttcttcttcttcttcttatagcAGGATACTTCTTTCGCAGAAAGGTAAGTTTAAATCTTGAGTTGTTTTGACGTATTCATGTTAAGGGGACATCAGAACAAACTCTTTATGTGTCTCCTGTTTGGATCCTTGTCAGTAGTTTTATGTTGTCAGACGTGCAGTATTCAGTTTGTATCACACTCAGAGGATCCTCTAGTTAAAGGGTTAACAGCACACAGCTCTAATGTTTAGAGTGTGTACGACCACATGATGTTAGTTAAGCTTTGGGTGGAGTTGATATGAGTAGATCTCTTTCTTTCACAAGCTTTGGTGCTTTTTGATGCTACTGAACAGGATATTGTattgtacagttttgaagcATGAGGTGATGAAAAGAATCAAAGTATCAAACATTTTGACAACCTTACAGGCCACCGTATGAAATATGAGGATCACAGATTTGATGTATATCTGCTGGAGTAATCCCCCAACTTCATCAACAATCAGTGACTTTACAAATTCCGAGAGACGTCATGTACATTACACACGAAGCACAACAGCATAACTTGATTCTTCAAATCTACAGACACGAGGATAGCATCCATATCAGTTAGATCAGATCACTTGTGATTTTCTTGAATGTAaagactttgttttttgtttctgcaggtAAAAAGGAGACGGTCGCCCAACGTAAACGCGCACCAAAATGCAGAGTCTGAAGGGATCCAGGTGGAGCAGTTGCTGAGTAATGGTAAAGTAGTGCTGGGTGATATGGCCTCAAATCATCATATCatcatctttattattattattattatttgattgttttttgccATCATATGTCATTGACATGGTTTGTACTGTAAATATTTTTAACTATTAAAACAAggatatttttttctaatgaatGAAAAATCTGTTGGTGAGTAACTGTCAGAGAGAGTAAGGACGTTCTTCTGCTGAATTAATTTAATCTTTAATAAATCACTGAGGGATGAACTGAGGAGTTTCTTCAGGTCGTGTATTTGTGACAGAGCAGTAACTCATATCTGATGCATATCTCCAGTTTGAGTGTGTTAGCTGATTTATTTACagtttctttatttcctcttaAAGATATTTTCTTTAAACGATCAAGATCTAATAAtctttccaaaataaaacatgaagccaataAACTCAGGATAAACTCCaacaacacactgacacactcagtAACTCTTTCATGTCACACACCTCGCTCAGATCACCTGAAGCCTTACAGACACCATGCGCCAAGGCTCCACCCAGTGTGTAAGGGCCATttcaagatgtttgtgtgtgtgtgtgtgtgtgtgtgtgtaggacatTAAGTTGTCCACTAGGGGTCTCCCCTGTTCAGTACACATGCATATTTAGGTAGGAACCTTTCATCAGGTATCAGGTGTTGTTAGACGGTGAGCACAAAAAGTTTTTGACCGCAAACGTGCCGCAACGCCGGGACGCTGGCAAggtgaaatgtgaaataatagCGTTTTATGGTTTTGATGGACACCGTGTTGGATCTTGCATGTTGACACGAGTGGAGAAAAGACGgtgaacaataaaacattcgTAATTGCAACCTGAAGACGTCAGGATCTTATTTTCACAAGACACATGGGCAAGAGCGCGTCAATTATGTTTAAGCCCGTCTgggcagcccctcagtggctttaaGTTTTAGGCTTAGCCGCTACACAGTGTTTAGTGTTGGTATTATATCCAGATTCACATGATGCTGCTCGTGTTAGCTTGTGTCTCATTGAGCCATGACATGCAAGAACATAAGTTTGTCTCAAACAGGAAACTTTAGGAGAATAAAAACATCCCTGAACTTTTGATCTAACTCACAAAGAACCATCACTGCACCATTAAAGTGAATCAAGCTGCACATTCAGGATTTACAAAGAAGTTAATATTCATTACATATcaccaaaactgaaattatgtGTAATCTCATTCTGTGTTTATTCTTACAGGTGAAAATCAGAgttaaagaggagagaggagctttaaagggaCCATCTGTGagctgaagtgtgtgtttgtatctccTTCTTTAAAAATTGAAACTGATTACTGCAGAGgttgtgttcacacacactctcctgataggtgcctttgtgtgtgtttgctcaaaTTTAAACCAATATCAGCTCCttctttttattgcttttttactgCATCATGCTTGAATGTGAAGAAATGAGAATATCTCTGAagccaaaaacattttttcataaactgtttgaaaaaaagagagactttGTTCTCTGGTTGTAAACAGATGAAATATGCAGGTTTTAgttcctgatagtgaaaactgAGATGGACTGTAGGAAGTGAGAATTCTCTGAGCTCACAgatatgtgttgttgtttttatatctcAGAGTAACccttaatgttttgtttctgaatAAGAAATGTTGTGTCAGTATGAGggacacattaaaaacagacttagagaataaagttgtaatgtCTAAAGGGTGAAGTgttaagaaaaataaagctgTAACATAACTAATAAGGAGTTTTAATTATTAGATTTTTAAACGTGTTAACAGTTTGATAATAGACTGCCCGTCTTAAATAAACTCAGTTTGTTAGTTAACCTTTTCAGAGTCCTGATAAATATGACAGTGTGGTGCTGATGGAGCAAAAGTTATAGTGAGTTTTTTATGAAGCCTTCTCTAAAGTATGACTTTATAAGATGATCCATGTTCCTCAGTTTAGTGCAGGAGGCTGGCTGCTCTTCAGAtattcacctttaaaataacaaacaggatAAACATTGTTTCCTCTCAATGTTCGACTCATTCTCATcacattacgactttattctcaaaatccatcaatctgtttttaatgtggcCTTTATTCTTTGCTCTGCTGCTTGTGCCTTATATATCAATAGTTATATTAGTGTATATTTATCATGAAGTTATCACTCTTTGAATGTTTCCCTGTTTCTGTAAATGTCTTGTTAAAGAATGTTTCTATTCTGTGTTGTGTGCTGTTACAGCTCTTACCTCCAGAGAAAATAATTTGTGTCCTCTCTATGAATAGTTTTAGAGAAGATGAActttatgttaaaatgaattCAAGAGActtttagcttagcttagcatgaagactgaaacagtagctttaagctaactagCCGTCTCTACAGGTGAACAAAGATCAGCAGTGACTTTTCAGGTTGTTGTGAACTCTGTGTGTTAACTGATCAACCAGCAGAGACTCTAAGAAGTACACAAAGACAAGTtcatgaatttaatttaatgtttattttatctcattTGAACTTGACTCTTTGGAGATACTCTCTTTGGTATATTGATGCTGATGAATTGTAGCTTGTTGAATAATATTCAGACTTCACCGGTCATTGGATCTGTAGGTGTTGAGAGGTAACTCTAGATTATTGTTGTATAAAGAGTGTCAGAGGAAGTGCAGGGAGCAGGTTGGAGAGGATGATTGGATTAACTCAGGACTTTAACTTTGACCTGATATTTTTGTCTGATTCACATCTTCACCTGAATTTATCAAAGTAGTGTTTGCTCCTAAATCCAACCAAACCAGGAGTGTTGATTTAAGAAACGCTCAGTTTGAGCTGAAAGTTCCTCTTTGGTCTCACAGGAAGACACTAACAGCAGTCTCACAGTAGGGTTAGTAAGAGGACAGAGCCCACTAATGTCCCCCCATGATGGACCAGACAAGACTGCCCTGTTAACAAATATAAAGGAACCTAGCAAGACCGGTGACATCAtctttctcctcccctctccggtcaatgtttttatattcaaaGGCTGTTTGATCTGCATGCAGTAGAAAAAGATAGTTAACGATCAGTTCACGTAGTTATAATCACAACTTCACGCTCAATAGAGGAGCTTCTGATAGATGAGGTTGAGTCTAACTTGTGTTTGTAGAGCATGGACTGAATACAGATGGTGTTTATGCTGAGTGAAATGTGTTTATCATTATCGTTCTTCTACTTTGTTATTGCTTTTATAACTTTGAACAGGTTCTTTACTTTGAATCAGAAAAGATTAAATAATGTTTCTTATGTCTTTCATTGAGGGAAGACAATCAGAGCTTTGGTTTCTGTGgtcagcagagggcgctgttgtTTTGTAGTTTGTTCCCAGCAGAATCAGTATGCTCtgaggacccccccccccccccccccccccccccccgcagaGTTTACATCTCCCTCTGGAGGAGTCCCCGTGTCAGATAGGCCTTCAGCAGGTTCTGAATCCACCTTAAGGGCTCCTCCCAGCTGGACATGAACCTAAAATCTTGAGAGAGAGGAGCCCAGTAGGATCCTAATCAGATACCCGAACATCCTTGTTTGTCTCCTTTAGTCGTAGTGTCAGCTCTGAGCTCTCTCAGGCTGAAGTCGTGTTTCATAAAGAAGTTTAAAGACTCTTAAATGTAACGTCGTCACGTTAGAGGCACCAAGAGGGCCTCAAGTTTTCTGAGTTTGATCTTTAATGTGAATAATAACAGAAAGAAAACTGCAGCggtcatttattttttagcggttgttgttgtagttctcATTTTGTCCACAAGAGGCTGAGGTGCATGCTCTACATCAGCTGTGTGTCCTGGGCCTCTTCTTTTCAAGTCTCCCCTAGATAATTAGGAACGTTCTTTTATTCGCCCAACGCGTGTTTATTAGATTTAGTTCCTGTAATCCAGCTCTCTGTTGGGATTAGTATAATCCTGATTTTGTTGATCAGagtaatcctaatcctaatcagaAGTTTTCAACAACACAAAGTTTTGTCATGATGAAAACAGGGTTTGTGTTacctgatttgatttgattttgtaatCCTTTTGAACAACCCATTCTCAATATTTGATccaatctgatcagattacctTTGGACATCTCTACCCCATAGATTACCTTCAAAAAGGTCACTATTGACCAGATCAGTATTATTAATTACTAAAGGAAGATAAGTACACATAGTGACTCTTCCAGTTTTGTATCTTTCTTTTAAATGCAGATAAAGAGTTTTTATGTTTCCTTCCAGAAGAGTTCATGTTTGTACCTGCTCTCTGTAGAGACTGTTAATTATGTGTAAGCAGGTTCTCAGTCGTTATTAAAAACTAATGTGATGTTCTAAGTAAGTAAAGTTTATTGATTTAGCACTTTTCCCAGAGgaaagtcacaaagtgctttacaaagacgAGACAAACGGAAAATAAATCCAATAAAACGGATAGGCAGCATAAAAGGTGAAGTGTTTAGACAATCCATTAAAACCATTCAAAGTTGAACAGGAGTGTAACAACGTTTTggtttctgcagagctgcaacACAAGTTTTTACTCACTTTCCTCTCAGCTTCAGTTATGCACTTGTTTTGATTTGCTTTGCTATGATTTATgcatttgtttaaatgtttatatttgttgctttaataaaataataaagttattCTTTGTGCTGTgactttgttgatgtttttaacttaaagctCTGTTAGGAGTTGTagctagttatgaaacagactgaagctAATATCATTTCCACTTAAAGAATAAAGTGTTTATAAATTATTCGTATTGATCACAATCAGAGGTGCTGCAGGGTTTATGTCAGATGAAGTGATTAACAACATGCTGCCAAATCAGCCTTTTACAcaataaatgttacatttgactgttatgttgttcacatgagacacaaataacattattttatcactttattCACGTGTATTTTAACACCAgaatattttgtgtttactcacataatttgtttaaatattaataataatagtatatTTTATTCATGGGCGCCTTTCAGGACACGCAAGGTCACCTTACCAATGtaacaataatacaaaacaatatgaaaaaagaactcgataaaacaaacaatatacaaTA
This window contains:
- the LOC117831891 gene encoding butyrophilin subfamily 1 member A1-like, giving the protein MKEGSDVVLPCSLSSKENIESKLFDWMKDGDKEVFIYDGGLIHGNGYTGQDDQFEGRVSHFQDELKNSNASIKISKTKVSDSGVYTCIFPHLQPSQTFHIQLVVECVLKDRAAENIPGVSMRPSVMAQYRKGHFLLQCEVHGASPKPKVEWRDSSGNILQSKEAPVRERGGSYDIILQTTETKTDHYSCVVTQEEICHQVDGSVFVHFQGSCTGWMVSTWILLLLLLLLLIAGYFFRRKVKRRRSPNVNAHQNAESEGIQVEQLLSNGENQS